The region TCTCCCCAGGTGATAAAAGATGGTCAGGCAGGATTTCAGCATGCGTCTTTAGGAGCCGGTGGAATGTTTGTAGCCATTACCGCAGGTGTTTTCTCCGGTTTTATCATGGGAATTTTCGGAAAGTTTTCATTTTTTAAAGAATCATCCGTAATACCTGACTTTGTAAGAGCCTGGTTTGATTCCATGCTGCCTACGGGTATTGTGGTCTGCACTCTCTGGGTTTTGGTAGATTTACTTGGAATTGATATTTATAATATCCTGCTATCGTTATTTATGCCAATTTCCAATGTTATGCAGACTCCCTGGGGATTTGTTCTTTCCCTTTTACTTGTTTGTTTTTTATATTCTCTTGGTATCTCAAGCTGGGTCCTTACACCGGTTTACAAGCCTGCAATGCTCATGGCCATTACTGCTAATGTATCTATGGCAGCAGCCGGTACGGCAACGTATGAGACCCTGAACCTGGTAACTGATCCTACGGTATATTCTGCTTATGTCTGGATCGGAGGAATCGGATGTACGTTGCCGCTGGTTATTATGCTTGTGTTTGCAAAAAGCAATAAATTAAGAGCATTAGGACGTGCAAGCTTAGTACCTGCTATTTTTAATATTAATGAACCGGTTGTATTCGGCTGTATTGCCTGGAATCCGATTATGATGATCCCCATGTGGCTGATGGGAATCATTCTTCCTTCAGTGGTCTGGATTTTTACTAAGGTGATACCGTTTGCCCCCATTCCTACCAGAGTATTTGATATGTGGTATTGTCCGTTTCCTATTTCTACCTGGCTGACAACGGGAAGTATCCGGGGGATTATTTTAATGGCTGTCTGTGCTTTGCTTTCCACCGTAATTTGGTATCCATTTTTCCGTATCTATGACAATCAGGAAGCAAAGTCAGAGAAAGAGGCAGAAGAAAAGAAATAGAGTAATAAGAAGGGTGATAAAAAATGGATGAAAAAACACTAGAGTCTGCAATGAGTATTATTATGAATGCAGGTGATGCACGTTTGCTGTGCAAAGAAGCCTTGACAGCCATTGCGGATCAGGATTTTACTTTAGCAAATGAAAAAATGAAGGAAGCGCAGAAAAAGATTACAGAAGCTCACCGGATCCAGACAGATGCCATCCAGGGAGAAACCAGAGGTGAAAAAACAGAGTATTCCCTGATTTTTGCTCATGCCCAGGATACGCTGATGACCATATACAGTGAAATCAACATTGCTAAGCAAATGATTAAAATTTTTGAAAACTGGGAAAACCGTATGAAGCGCCTGGAAGATCAGATAGAGAATCATGACATCAGGAAGGGAAGGAGAACGTTATGAAAAAAGTACCAAAGGGATTTCCGTCAGATTTCATGTGGGGAGGTGCCGTAGCGGCAAATCAGCTGGAGGGGGCTTTTGATCTGGATGGGAAAGGCCTCTGCCTGGCAGATATTAATGAGTTCCAAAAGGATCTGCCCATTGAAAAGCGTTCCAATGGTGAAATAACCAGAGCATATATCGAAGAGGCATTAAAAGGCAATGATAAGAATTTCCCCAAAAGGAGAGGCATTGATTTTTATCATACCTATCCTGAGGATTTAAAGCTGCTGGCTGATCTGGGACTTAAAACATTCAGAACATCCATTAACTGGGCAAGAATTTTTCCGAACGGAGATGATAAACAGCCAAATGAGAAGGGGCTGGAATTTTATGATAAACTATTTGATGAGATCATAAAAAACGGCATGGAGCCAATGATCACCATTTCACATTATGAAATGCCTCTTCATCTGACCACTGCATACAAAGGCTGGTATTCCAGGGAAGTCATTGATTATTTTGTAAAGTACTGCAAAACAGTATTTGACCGGTATGCGGGGAAAATAAAGTACTGGATCATTGTTAATCAGATAAATTTAATCGGCCATGAGTCGTTTAATCACCTTGGAGTTGCAGAGGATACGGTTGAAGATCTTTATTCTGCAAAATATCAGGCTGTCCATCATGAGATGGTAGCATGTGCCAGAGCCACAAAATATGCACATGAAAAATATCCTGATATGCAGATCGGCATGATGCTGTGCGGCGGACCGGAATATGCGGCCACTTGTAAGCCGGAAGATGTTTTGGCGGCATTAAAACACAATCAGATGGAGTATTTTTATGCAGATGTATTACTTAGAGGATATTACCCCGGATATGCATTCCGCTTTTTCCAGGACTGGAATATTAAGCTTACTTTTGAAGCTGGTGATGAAGAGGATTTGAAACATACGGCAGACTTTTTCTCATTTTCATATTATTATACTCAGATTTGTTCAAAGGAAAGCTATGAAATGGGGAATAAGGCATACAGAAATAAGCAGCTTCCTGCAAATCCATGGGGGTGGAGCATTGATCCCATTGGTTTAAGGATCTTATTAAATGAATTCTATGACAGATATCAAAAGCCTATTTATATTACGGAAAACGGAGTAGGATACTATGATGAAGTCGAAAATGGAGAAATCCACGATTCCTACAGGATAGATTATCTTCGTGCCCATATTGAGCAGATGAAGGAAGCCATTAAGGACGGGGTAGATTTAAGAGGTTATTATGCATGGGGGCCCATTGATATAGTTTCCTGCTCATCCTGTGAAATGAGCAAGCGTTACGGTTTTATTTATGTAGATTATGATGATTATGGCAATGGTACAGGGAAAAGAATGAAAAAGGACAGTTATGCATGGATGAAAAAAGTAATTGCATCGGGCGGTGAGGATCTGGTTTAACAGGAGGTGCTTTGTGAGGCAGTTTGAATTTGTGATTCAGGATGCATTGGGGATTCATGCCAGGTCAGCGGGAGATATGGCAGCAGCAGCCAAAAAGTTTACCTCTCTTATTACAATAAAGAAAGAAGATATAGAAGCTGATTTAAAAAATCCTCTTGCAATTATGAGGTTAGCAGCCAGACAGGAAGAACGGGTAATAATAACTGCCGCAGGGGAAGATGAATACCAGGCCATTGAGCAGTTGATAGAGCTGGCAGAAAGAATCGGATTATCTCCAAGCCGCTGAATTCCATGAAGTAATAGAAGTCCCCTTGACAAGGATCAGGCAAATTGATAAAATATAAACTGAAACTATATCAATTACAGATCAAGAGAGTTCGATTTGCCAAAAGGCTCATCGAACGGCTGATTTTCAAAGTTCCGCCGGCGCTATGCCTGACTCAGCTAAGGAAATTAGCCCATGAAATAGGGGATTCATATGACAAGTGAGTTTGCAGTAGCGGTTCATGGAATAGTTTATTTAAATCAAAGGAAGGTCACCATTTCCAGCGAAGAACTGGCTTCCAATGTATGCACCAATCCTGCCCGTGTGAGAAAGGTCATGGCAAAATTAAAAAAAGCCGGAATTATCACAACAAAGGAAGGGCTGGAGGGCGGCTATCATTTTGCAAAAGATTCCTCTGAAGTTAATTTAAAAAGCATATGTGATGCTTTGGATGTTACCTTTGTATCTTCTTCCTGGAAATCCGGAAATGTAGATACCCCCTGTATGATTGCTTCAGGAATGTCAGGGGTTATGGATGAAATATACGGGGATCTGAATGAGTTGTGCAGAAGAAGAATGGAAGAAATCACCATAAAAGATATTCAGGATAAATTAATCAAAAATCGTCCCGGTTCTATGGAATAATTTTTTTGAAATCATGTGCAATGCTGCTTGAAATAAATAGTACCTCCGTTGGTTAAACCAACAGGGGATTCCATCTTCCTTTTAATAAGGCAGGGTATGAGAAATAAATCATCCCTGCCTTATTTTATGTTTGAACTTGATTTCGCAATAAGAATCATTTATGATGAAATAAAACAAAGAGGTCTGCTTATGTGGAGGAATATATGATCAGAATGGTTAGAATTGAAGAAATAACGAAGAACGTAAAAGAAATGTGCATAGAAGCCAATCATAAGCTGTCAGGTGATATGGAAAGAGTATTCTTTCATGCGGTGGATGCAGAAACCTCTCCTCTTGGCAGACAGGTGCTTTGCCAACTGAAGGATAACTTAAAAATTGCGGCTGAGGATATGATCCCTATCTGCCAGGATACTGGAATGGCAGTGATTTTTATAAAAATTGGACAGGATGTACATATAGAAGGCGGAAATCTTACGGATGCAATCAATCAGGGAGTAAGAGAAGGATATGTGGAAGGATATTTAAGAAAATCTGTAGTGGAGCCTGTGGAACGGGTGAATACAAAGGATAATACCCCTGCAGTCATTCATTATGAAGTAGTTAGCGGAGATAAGATTGATATTACAGTAGCTCCCAAGGGATTTGGGAGTGAAAACATGAGCCGTATTTTTATGCTAAAGCCAGCGGATGGATTGGAAGGGATTAAGGATTCCATATTATCTGCCGTGAAGGAAGCCGGTCCAAATGCATGTCCTCCAATGGTGGTTGGAGTAGGGATTGGCGGTACCTTTGAAAAATGTGCCCAGCTGGCAAAACAGGCGTTGACCAGGGACATTGAAAAACGGTCCCTGATACCATATGTAAAGGAACTGGAATCAGAGATGCTTGATAAGATCAATCAGCTTGGAATCGGACCGGGAGGTCTTGGCGGAAGGATTACTGCCCTGGCTGTGAACATTGAAACTTATCCCACCCACATAGCCGGACTGCCTGTGGCAGTGAATATCTGCTGTCATGTAAACAGACATGCACACAGGGTCATATAATGATTGAAGCTAAGAATGGAGGAATCATGGATCATCACATAAAAGTACCCATCAGCAGGGAAGATGCCAAAAATCTGAAGGCAGGAGACTATGTTTACCTGACAGGAACTATTTATACTGCCCGGGATGCCGCTCATAAAAGAATGAAGGAAACTTTGGACCAAAAGGAAGCTCTCCCCTTTGATATAGAAGGAAATATGATCTATTATATGGGGCCATCCCCAGCCAGGGAAGGACGTCCCATCGGTTCGGCAGGGCCAACTACGGCCAGCCGTATGGATCAGTACACACCACTTCTTCTTGATATGGGAATGAGGGGAATGATCGGAAAAGGAAAAAGGAGCAAAGAGGTCATTGAATCCATCATAAAAAACCAGTCTGTTTACTTTGCAGCGGTGGGGGGAGCCGGAGCCCTTCTTTCCAAATGCATCCTTGCCTCTGAAATAATCGCTTATGAAGATTTGGGAACAGAGGCCATAAGACGTCTGGAAATAAAAGATTTTCCGGCGGTAGTTGTCATAGACAGCAAAGGAAACAATTTATATGAAACAGCCATAGAAAGATACAGGGAGGATTAAAAGCAAATATGAATCGTATCTTTTATATGGTAATCAGAAACTTTTTTCGAGTCCCTATATGGTTTTACCGAATATGGCGAATGGGACTTCCAAATGATACCCACACCGATGGCCAGCGTTATGATTATCTCCGTAACGTTGTGAAAACAGTAAACAGAACAGGACGCATTAAGGTAGAAGTCCAGGGAGTTGATAATCTGCCTTCTGAAAATGGATTTATCCTGTTCCCCAATCATCAGGGATTGTTTGATGTACTGGCTCTTATGGATGCCTGTCCCAATCCTTTTGGGGTGGTAGTAAAAAAAGAAGCTGCAAAACTCATTTTAGTGAAACAGGTAATCAAAGCTTTGAATGGCTTCTCCATTGATCGCCAGGACATTAAGGCCTCCATGGAAATTATAGTCAGAATGGCAGAAAATGTAAAACTGGGTAAGAATTATGTAATCTTCCCAGAGGGGACCCGCAGCCGTGAAGGAAATAAACTGTTGGCTTTTAAGGGAGGAACCTTTAAAAGCGCAGTAAATGCCAAATGTCCTATTGTGCCGGTGGCTTTGATTGACTGTTTTAAGCCATTTGATGAGAACTCTTCTAAAAAACAAACCGTCCAGGTCTGCTTCTTAAAACCGATTTATGCAGAGGAATATAAGAACATGAAAACTCTCCAGATTGCCGAGCTGGTACATGACAATATACAGGAAAAAATAAATCAAATAATAGGTTGACAAGTCGAAATATATCTTGTATAATTGTCAATGCGTCTGGAAAAGATTTTTCTTGAAAGACCAATCATATGGAAATTATGAACTACGGAGAAATACTCAAGAGGCCGAAGAGGCGCCCCTGCTAAGGGTGTAGGTCGGGCAACCGGCGCGAGGGTTCAAATCCCTCTTTCTCCGCTCATTTCCAAATGATTATTTTTTACTTCTGGGCAGTGAAAAAAGTAGTTGACAAGGAAATAAAGATGTGCTACTATATACCAGCTGTCGAAAAACAGTAAAAAATAAAATAAAAAAAGTGTTGACAGAACAGAAACGCTGTGATAGAATAAACGAGTTGCTGTTAAGAAAGAACAACACAAAGCACCTTGAAAACAGAAGATTGAACAGTATGTAAAACCCTGAAAATTCTAATAAAACAAGCCATGTTTGATGGCTTTGAATGAGAAAATTTCAGAACGAATACAAGTAATTGTATACGAACCAAACAACAAGTAAAACGGGAAATAAATTAGCTAGTTAGTTGATTTTGACCGTGGATTGAACTGGATGGCTAGTCCGGGCGGTAGGCTCATGAAGCTTTGCTTCATTCGCTACCATTTGCTTCGCAAATGTTCATAGATTTGCAAAAAAGTCCTTATGAAAGCAAGCTTTCAACAGACTTTTCTACCAATCTCTGACCGCTTTTAAAGACTATCTGCTTAAATTTGAGAGTTCGATCCTGGCTCAGGATGAACGCTGGCGGCGTGCTTAACACATGCAAGTCGAGCGAAGCACTTTTAAGGAAGTTTTCGGATGGAATTAAAAGTGACTGAGCGGCGGACGGGTGAGTAACGCGTGGGTAACCTGCCTCATACAGGGGGATAACAGTTGGAAACGGCTGCTAATACCGCATAAGCGCACAGTGCTGCATGGCACAGTGTGAAAAACTCCGGTGGTATGAGATGGACCCGCGTCTGATTAGGTAGTTGGTGAGGTAACGGCCCACCAAGCCGACGATCAGTAGCCGACCTGAGAGGGTGACCGGCCACATTGGGACTGAGACACGGCCCAAACTCCTACGGGAGGCAGCAGTGGGGAATATTGGACAATGGGGGAAACCCTGATCCAGCGACGCCGCGTGAGTGAAGAAGTATTTCGGTATGTAAAGCTCTATCAGCAGGGAAGAAAATGACGGTACCTGACTAAGAAGCCCCGGCTAACTACGTGCCAGCAGCCGCGGTAATACGTAGGGGGCAAGCGTTATCCGGATTTACTGGGTGTAAAGGGAGCGTAGACGGCACTGCAAGTCTGGAGTGAAAGCCCGGGGCTCAACCCCGGGACTGCTTTGGAAACTGTGGTGCTGGAGTGCAGGAGAGGTAAGTGGAATTCCTAGTGTAGCGGTGAAATGCGTAGATATTAGGAGGAACACCAGTGGCGAAGGCGGCTTACTGGACTGTAACTGACGTTGAGGCTCGAAAGCGTGGGGAGCAAACAGGATTAGATACCCTGGTAGTCCACGCCGTAAACGATGAATACTAGGTGTTGGGGAGCAAAGCTCTTCGGTGCCGCCGCTAACGCAATAAGTATTCCACCTGGGGAGTACGTTCGCAAGAATGAAACTCAAAGGAATTGACGGGGACCCGCACAAGCGGTGGAGCATGTGGTTTAATTCGAAGCAACGCGAAGAACCTTACCAAGTCTTGACATCGGAATGACCGGTCCGTAACGGGGCCTTCCCTTCGGGGCATTCCAGACAGGTGGTGCATGGTTGTCGTCAGCTCGTGTCGTGAGATGTTGGGTTAAGTCCCGCAACGAGCGCAACCCTTATCCTTAGTAGCCAGCAGTTCGGCTGGGCACTCTGGGGAGACTGCCAGGGATAACCTGGAGGAAGGTGGGGATGACGTCAAATCATCATGCCCCTTATGATTTGGGCTACACACGTGCTACAATGGCGTAAACAAAGGGAAGCAAAGGAGCGATCTGGAGCAAACCCCAAAAATAACGTCTCAGTTCGGATTGTAGTCTGCAACTCGACTACATGAAGCTGGAATCGCTAGTAATCGCGGATCAGAATGCCGCGGTGAATACGTTCCCGGGTCTTGTACACACCGCCCGTCACACCATGGGAGTTGGTAACGCCCGAAGTCAGTGACCCAACCGTAAGGAGGGAGCTGCCGAAGGCGGGACTGATAACTGGGGTGAAGTCGTAACAAGGTAGCCGTATCGGAAGGTGCGGCTGGATCACCTCCTTTCTAAGGAAGAAGAAGTAAGGGTTTTAGATACTGTTGAGTCTTTGGTTTTCAAAGGAAGTAAAAAGAATAAAGAAACACCAAGAGAACCGTAATGTGGAACCTCGCGAATAATTCGCTCGGTCGCGGCTGCGCCGCTTATACAATGAATCAAAAAACTGCTTATGAAAGCAAGCTTTCAACACAGTTTTCCGCTTAATTGTGCACGCATTACTAGTGAGACACGAAATTTCTGGTGCCGATGCGCTTAGGGGAGACACCCGTTCCCATCCCGAACACGATGGTTAAGACTTAAGCGGCCGATGGTACTATGCTGGAGACGGCATGGGAGAGCAGGTGGGTGCCAGATTACATAAAAAAAATCACTCGAAGGAGTGTTTTATATAGAACGGACACGTTCCAATGGGCGGAGGGAAAAGCGAAGCCTGTGTTAAAGAATGTGTTAACCTGATTCAGCAGGGCAGTGCTGTTTTATATAGCTGGTTTTTACCAGTGATTCGTGAGTTTGAGTTGATCGAGCTTTCGA is a window of [Clostridium] saccharolyticum WM1 DNA encoding:
- a CDS encoding fumarate hydratase, which translates into the protein MIRMVRIEEITKNVKEMCIEANHKLSGDMERVFFHAVDAETSPLGRQVLCQLKDNLKIAAEDMIPICQDTGMAVIFIKIGQDVHIEGGNLTDAINQGVREGYVEGYLRKSVVEPVERVNTKDNTPAVIHYEVVSGDKIDITVAPKGFGSENMSRIFMLKPADGLEGIKDSILSAVKEAGPNACPPMVVGVGIGGTFEKCAQLAKQALTRDIEKRSLIPYVKELESEMLDKINQLGIGPGGLGGRITALAVNIETYPTHIAGLPVAVNICCHVNRHAHRVI
- a CDS encoding PTS lactose/cellobiose transporter subunit IIA, giving the protein MDEKTLESAMSIIMNAGDARLLCKEALTAIADQDFTLANEKMKEAQKKITEAHRIQTDAIQGETRGEKTEYSLIFAHAQDTLMTIYSEINIAKQMIKIFENWENRMKRLEDQIENHDIRKGRRTL
- a CDS encoding HPr family phosphocarrier protein, whose protein sequence is MRQFEFVIQDALGIHARSAGDMAAAAKKFTSLITIKKEDIEADLKNPLAIMRLAARQEERVIITAAGEDEYQAIEQLIELAERIGLSPSR
- a CDS encoding lysophospholipid acyltransferase family protein: MNRIFYMVIRNFFRVPIWFYRIWRMGLPNDTHTDGQRYDYLRNVVKTVNRTGRIKVEVQGVDNLPSENGFILFPNHQGLFDVLALMDACPNPFGVVVKKEAAKLILVKQVIKALNGFSIDRQDIKASMEIIVRMAENVKLGKNYVIFPEGTRSREGNKLLAFKGGTFKSAVNAKCPIVPVALIDCFKPFDENSSKKQTVQVCFLKPIYAEEYKNMKTLQIAELVHDNIQEKINQIIG
- a CDS encoding PTS sugar transporter subunit IIC is translated as MKQLIYWLEHSFAPKMNKINNNVWVTTLKDSIMQVLPFILLGSIFCFLTVPGDVFGWNWWPNFWTPFGWTMGLLSLFVAFLIPFNLMEKKRMRKQRIIAALSGVVAFLIIISPQVIKDGQAGFQHASLGAGGMFVAITAGVFSGFIMGIFGKFSFFKESSVIPDFVRAWFDSMLPTGIVVCTLWVLVDLLGIDIYNILLSLFMPISNVMQTPWGFVLSLLLVCFLYSLGISSWVLTPVYKPAMLMAITANVSMAAAGTATYETLNLVTDPTVYSAYVWIGGIGCTLPLVIMLVFAKSNKLRALGRASLVPAIFNINEPVVFGCIAWNPIMMIPMWLMGIILPSVVWIFTKVIPFAPIPTRVFDMWYCPFPISTWLTTGSIRGIILMAVCALLSTVIWYPFFRIYDNQEAKSEKEAEEKK
- a CDS encoding glycoside hydrolase family 1 protein; its protein translation is MKKVPKGFPSDFMWGGAVAANQLEGAFDLDGKGLCLADINEFQKDLPIEKRSNGEITRAYIEEALKGNDKNFPKRRGIDFYHTYPEDLKLLADLGLKTFRTSINWARIFPNGDDKQPNEKGLEFYDKLFDEIIKNGMEPMITISHYEMPLHLTTAYKGWYSREVIDYFVKYCKTVFDRYAGKIKYWIIVNQINLIGHESFNHLGVAEDTVEDLYSAKYQAVHHEMVACARATKYAHEKYPDMQIGMMLCGGPEYAATCKPEDVLAALKHNQMEYFYADVLLRGYYPGYAFRFFQDWNIKLTFEAGDEEDLKHTADFFSFSYYYTQICSKESYEMGNKAYRNKQLPANPWGWSIDPIGLRILLNEFYDRYQKPIYITENGVGYYDEVENGEIHDSYRIDYLRAHIEQMKEAIKDGVDLRGYYAWGPIDIVSCSSCEMSKRYGFIYVDYDDYGNGTGKRMKKDSYAWMKKVIASGGEDLV
- a CDS encoding Fe-S-containing hydro-lyase; its protein translation is MDHHIKVPISREDAKNLKAGDYVYLTGTIYTARDAAHKRMKETLDQKEALPFDIEGNMIYYMGPSPAREGRPIGSAGPTTASRMDQYTPLLLDMGMRGMIGKGKRSKEVIESIIKNQSVYFAAVGGAGALLSKCILASEIIAYEDLGTEAIRRLEIKDFPAVVVIDSKGNNLYETAIERYRED
- a CDS encoding RrF2 family transcriptional regulator, giving the protein MTSEFAVAVHGIVYLNQRKVTISSEELASNVCTNPARVRKVMAKLKKAGIITTKEGLEGGYHFAKDSSEVNLKSICDALDVTFVSSSWKSGNVDTPCMIASGMSGVMDEIYGDLNELCRRRMEEITIKDIQDKLIKNRPGSME